A genomic stretch from Patagioenas fasciata isolate bPatFas1 chromosome 8, bPatFas1.hap1, whole genome shotgun sequence includes:
- the LOC136104634 gene encoding homeobox protein vent1-like yields MWVHTCKRAHPGPEHPYKSGSSPTVLQPLSTMNQADLPLKETKPHGVRPHICCAPPPCAPTSLGSTPLLVRAEPRRRVSRPSQPADSEPCGAERDRDSPREHTDLYPSELAPDGGSLSADESSGYESESAAGERIAVAVPGETRERQRRARTAFTSEQVCRLEKTFQRQKYLGASERRKLAASLQLSEIQIKTWFQNRRMKLKRQIQDHQQSLVSPVPLYSCPTGTPTTLFQDGLHYPFAPQHQRLLPFTPVPAVQFSFSFPRYDAQQSTYRFMANDLPYYHQPFLPHPSFHPIIQNTMDKQCHPVYAL; encoded by the exons ATGTGGGTTCACACTTGCAAACGAGCCCACCCGGGACCAGAGCACCCATATAAGAGCGGGTCGAGCCCTACGGTCCTCCAGCCCCTCTCAACCATGAACCAGGCCGATCTCCCTTTGAAAGAGACCAAGCCTCACGGGGTCAGGCCCCACATCTGCTGCGCGCCCCCTCCCTGCGCCCCCACCTCTCTCGGCAGTACCCCCCTCCTGGTCAGAGCCGAGCCCCGACGGAGGGTGTCGCGGCCGAGCCAGCCCGCGGACAGCGAGCCCTGCGGGGCAGAGCGGGACCGAGACAGTCCTCGGGAGCACACCGACCTGTACCCGTCCGAGCTAG CCCCCGACGGCGGCAGTCTGAGCGCCGATGAGTCTTCGGGCTACGAGAGCGAGAGCGCGGCCGGGGAGCGCATCGCGGTGGCTGTGCCCGGTGAGACCCGCGAGCGGCAGCGGCGGGCGCGGACCGCCTTCACCTCCGAGCAGGTCTGCCGGCTGGAGAAGACCTTTCAGCGTCAGAAGTACTTGGGAGCCTCGGAGCGGAGGAAGCTGGCGGCTTCATTGCAGCTCTCGGAGATCCAG ATCAAGACTTGGTTTCAAAATCGGAGGATGAAACTGAAGAGGCAGATACAGGATCACCAGCAGAGCCTCGTGTCTCCAGTTCCACTCTACAGCTGTCCCACGGGAACCCCAACCACTTTGTTTCAGGATGGTCTCCACTACCCCTTTGCTCCGCAGCACCAGAGACTTCTGCCTTTTACCCCCGTGCCTGCTGTGCAGTTCAGCTTCTCCTTTCCCAGATATGATGCACAACAAAGCACCTACCGCTTTATGGCAAATGACCTGCCATACTACCATCAACCTTTTCTTCCTCATCCTTCCTTCCATCCAATTATTCAGAACACAATGGACAAGCAATGCCACCCTGTATATGCATTATAG
- the LOC136104192 gene encoding homeobox protein HMX1-like yields MTKAPFSVEWLSQSSQALKSPTEGSPHRASSTSHRPSFRLNPSMSERSKEQSAGPRAGRGGRSRERLAATPAAGAGGRPWGAEQPPPEGGPECSGPEEAGGRGGRRLRTAFSAEQLSTLESSFQRQQYLGAAERRRLAGRMRLSEVQIKTWFQNRRMKLKRQLQELRTEPFCSPSLPYGPQSVVSLPLTYMAQPPPLARQEAASGGFTLAALPAPTLDLSSACRAQPVGFWGAPCFVGYRDPRAFLLGV; encoded by the exons ATGACCAAGGCCCCTTTCTCTGTGGAATGGTTGTCGCAGAGCAGCCAGGCCCTCAAGAGCCCCACCGAGGGCTCACCGCACCGAGCATCCTCCACGAGCCACCGGCCCAGCTTTCGCCTCAACCCCTCCATGAGCGAGCGGAGCAAGGAGCAGTCCGCCGGCCCGCGGGCCGGAAGAGGCGGCAGGAGCAGGGAGCGCTTGGCGGCCACCCCCGCTGCAG GAGCAGGCGGGCGGCCGtggggagcggagcagcccccgccgGAGGGAGGTCCCGAGTGCTCGGGTCCCGAGGAGGCCGGCGGCAGGGGCGGCCGGCGGCTGCGCACGGCGTTCAGCGCCGAGCAGCTCAGCACCCTGGAGAGCTCCTTCCAGCGGCAGCAGTACCTGGGGGCAGCCGAGCGCCGCCGGCTGGCGGGCAGGATGCGGCTCTCGGAGGTGCAG ATCAAGACCTGGTTTCAGAACCGTCGGATGAAGCTCAAGCgacagctgcaggagctgaggacGGAGCCTTTCTGCAGCCCATCTCTCCCTTACGGACCTCAGAGTGTTGTGTCCTTGCCGCTCACGTACATGGCCCAGCCCCCACCTCTGGCCCGGCAAGAGGCTGCCTCTGGGGGCTTCACCTTGGCggcactgccagcacccactctgGACCTCAGCAGCgcctgcagagcacagcctgtGGGCTTTTGGGGAGCACCCTGCTTTGTAGGGTACAGAGATCCCAGAGCTTTCTTGCTGGGTGTCTGA